AATACCTAGATTGTTAAATAATGAATGATAAAGGCTTTATTCTATATCATGAAACTGTTGCAACAGTCCTATAAGATATATAGAGCCTAAATAAGGTACTTATGCTAGAGAATTTGTAGAAGAGGCAAGAAAAGCAAGAAACCGTAAGTTGTATGAAAGTCTGCATTACGGATTTGAGCCTAGGAGCGACGTAAAATTTACCAGCAAAAGTAGAATTGTGAAAAAATTCTATTATTGAGATGGCGTTTTATTTGGTCCCTTTGGAAAGTTGTTAATAAACGGTTGACAATATTTATACCAGTTACTGTTTGGGTAGTTGTGACCAAGTACTGCAGCATATTTCTTTGCTTCAATATTAAGTCCCAGCATTAAATAACTTTCCACTAAACGATAAAGTGCTTCTGGTATATGTGATGTAGTTTGGTAATTATCCACAATAAGCTGGAATCTATTAATAGCAGCTATCGGGTTATTTCTACTGAGATAATAACGACCTACGTCCATTTCCTTACCGGCTAAATGATCATTTACTAAATCAATTTTTAAAGATGCATCAATTGAATATTTTGTTTTAGGGAACAGTTTTATAACATCTTCAAAACTTTCTTTAGCTAAAAAAGTCCTTGATTGATCAAGTTGTACATTTGAGATTTGCATATAATACGATAATGCCTTTAGGTAATACGCATATGCAATATCTTCATGCATTGGATGAAGCTTAATAAAAGTATCAAGTACATCTACCGCTTCCTCATACTGACATGCTAAAAATAAAGAATAGGCTTGCATTAACTCAGCTTGAGGAGTCATTTTATTACCAGGATCTTGATAAAAAATTCTAGAAAATTCTTCGGCAGCTTTCAAATATTTTTGTTTTTCCAGTAAAACAAGACCATCATTATATAATTCAGGAGCTGGAACAATTAAATCTTCATCTATCTTCTTAGTTTTACAGCTAGATAAAGCTAAGCAGGTAGTGATTGTACAAAATAATAATTTTGCTAATTTCATATAGAGCTTACAAAATTTTTAAAACTTAATTTATACACGAAACATTAAGGATTATACAAGATTATTTTGAAAATTATTGTTTTTGGCCTTGTAAGTATCATTTCCAATTTTTCAAATCATTTGAGTATACTCTAGAATAGAAAATCAAGAATTGCGTCGTCATTATCCAAAATTCTAGCGGTACTCACAAATGTACGCCTAGTCCCTCCCGCTACTATCATGATTTTAGGGGTCTAAAAAATAGCCAAGAAAACTATTTAGACTTTTCTAGCCCCCTGCTTTCGTAGGGGTGACATCGAAGGGGAATCAGGGGTAACATCAACCCTAACAGGGATTGTAAGATAAAACTATGATATAATTATGGTTATGATATACTAAGAAAGTAAGTGGCACTTGTCAGGGGTGACAAATAGTCAAGTTTTAGATGACTGCCGACTTAAACCGAACAGTAGTGTATTGAAGCGGGAATGACAACGAGAGTGCTTAATAAAAAAGTAAGTATTTTATACTAAAATTGAGAAAATTATGATATATTGCAAACAATCTAACCAAATATCTTATCCTTTTGTCTTGCCGGAATTGCCTTATGGTAAAAGTGATTTTGTTCCGCATTTTTCCTCTGAAACTTTTGACTACCACTATGGGAAACACCACCAAACATATGTAACTAACCTGAATAATTTTCTACAAGATAATCAGGAGTTGCAGAAAAAAAGTTTGGAAGAATTAATAATTTCTACAAGCATAAAACCAACTGAAGCAGCCATATTTAATAATGCAGCACAAATATGGAATCATACTTTCTTTTGGCATTCTATTAAGCCTTCAGGTGGAGGAAGCCCTACTGGTAAGATATTGGAACAGATAAATAAAGATTTTGGCAGTTATGAGAATTTTGCTACTGAATTTAAGCAAGCGGC
Above is a genomic segment from Candidatus Tisiphia endosymbiont of Nedyus quadrimaculatus containing:
- a CDS encoding outer membrane protein assembly factor BamD, with the protein product MKLAKLLFCTITTCLALSSCKTKKIDEDLIVPAPELYNDGLVLLEKQKYLKAAEEFSRIFYQDPGNKMTPQAELMQAYSLFLACQYEEAVDVLDTFIKLHPMHEDIAYAYYLKALSYYMQISNVQLDQSRTFLAKESFEDVIKLFPKTKYSIDASLKIDLVNDHLAGKEMDVGRYYLSRNNPIAAINRFQLIVDNYQTTSHIPEALYRLVESYLMLGLNIEAKKYAAVLGHNYPNSNWYKYCQPFINNFPKGPNKTPSQ
- a CDS encoding superoxide dismutase, which encodes MIYCKQSNQISYPFVLPELPYGKSDFVPHFSSETFDYHYGKHHQTYVTNLNNFLQDNQELQKKSLEELIISTSIKPTEAAIFNNAAQIWNHTFFWHSIKPSGGGSPTGKILEQINKDFGSYENFATEFKQAAVSQFGSGWVWLVSNNGKLQIVKTSNGETPITKSMKPLLACDVWEHAYYIDYRNKRPDYVSVYIEHMINWQFAESHL